A single region of the Salvia splendens isolate huo1 chromosome 18, SspV2, whole genome shotgun sequence genome encodes:
- the LOC121777244 gene encoding uncharacterized protein LOC121777244 yields MLRVAGRRLSSLSWLSAQPSSAALASRNPFPLSDSSSNGRTASASSPADCINSFPSLIRADGKNKMKVISPCNYLPFNQIRCGTVEPHSTFETVRNIVRNVATQQGPPCFRGEGRRYFNSFRYNHSGLFAPFRAEQPAAHQLPGSAARRFYRRGEKPPSRTPDRNQNIRDHRRRLLAAKYELRRNLYKALCRDPDLPNAMRVKHRCKLSKLPRNSSFTRVTNRCIFSGRSRAVYKKFRISRIVFRTLANQGQLMGIKKASW; encoded by the exons ATGCTGAGAGTAGCAGGGAGGAGGCTGTCTTCTCTCTCATGGCTGTCTGCTCAGCCTTCGTCCGCCGCGCTCGCCTCCAGGAATCCCTTCCCGCTCTCTGATTCATCCTCCAATGGCCGCACCGCTTCCGCTTCTTCACCCGCCGATTGCATCAACTCATTTCCCAGTCTTATCCGAG CTGATGGAAAGAATAAGATGAAG GTGATATCACCATGTAACTATTTGCCATTCAATCAAATACGATGTGGAACTGTGGAACCACACAGCACCTTTGAGACAGTCCGCAACATCGTCAGAAAT GTAGCAACACAGCAAGGTCCTCCGTGCTTCAGAGGTGAAGGACGTCGTTACTTCAATAGTTTCAG GTATAACCATTCTGGACTATTTGCTCCTTTCCGAGCAGAGCAGCCAGCCGCCCACCAGCTTCCAGGATCTGCTGCAAG GAGATTCTACCGCCGTGGTGAAAAGCCACCCAGTAGGACCCCGGACAGGAACCAAAATATACGTGATCACAGACGTAGACTGCTTGCTGCTAAATACGAATTGAGGCGAAACCTTTACAAGGCCCTCTGCCGTGATCCCGACCTCCCTAATGCTATGAGGGTGAAGCACCGTTGCAAGTTGTCGAAGCTGCCAAGAAATAGCTCCTTTACACGCGTGACAAACCGATGCATCTTCTCCGGGCGCTCCCGTGCCGTGTATAAGAAGTTCAGAATTTCTCGTATCGTTTTCCGGACGCTGGCGAATCAAGGCCAATTGATGGGCATAAAGAAGGCATCGTGGTAG